The Naumovozyma dairenensis CBS 421 chromosome 2, complete genome genome segment CTTCCTCAATGAAAGCCTTTAATGAGTCAGCAATAAAAGCAAATAATTCTTCTCTATCTTTAGTTACTCTCATACCATCTGGAATCTTATATTTAGATTGAGTTGTGTCGAAAGTACGGTCACCACCTAATTTGACCAAAACAACTCTTAAGTTGGTTCCACCCAAATCGATAGCCAAGAAATCACCAGATTCTTTACCAGATGGATATTCCATGACCCAACCTGGAATCATTGGAATGTTACCACCTTCTTTGGATAAAcctttatttaattcacTGATGAAATGTTTGACAACAGCACGAGAAGTTTCATCAGAAACAGTGAAAATATCTTCACAAGTctttaattcattcaataacTCTTGAGGGACATCTGCCATGGATCCCTTTCTAGTAGGTGGTTTCTTTGGACCTAAATGAACCATTTTGTTGTATTAATTGAGAAGTTTGTTGAAAAGGTTGTGTGAATAATAAGGCAATAAAAGTATCGTTGGATTTACAGTACTAGTTGCTTGGTTCTGTAAATCCGGAAGAAAAATAGTTTtggaaaggaaaaaagGAGACTtaagaaattgattcaatgtAGAAATCTACtccttttatatatttttttcaaatacaGAGTTACTCTTTTTGACAGGTTATTGACATATGAAAAAAGACCACGAGGTCAACTATACAGAAATTTCAAGCCATAAAAAGGTTGCAGGTACGGATATGTCTCAAAGGAAACAAGGACAAATGGATAAACTTTGTCACGCATAGCTTCCAACGTTGTATGATCCACCGAGAGCAATTCGTAGAAAGACCCATATTTAAGGGGAGACTATTGTTATGCGAGAAGGGACTGAAACGTTCTCTACGCCCAGAAACGTTTGCATGGACTTTTTGACAGCTGCGGGGGAAGGGGGGACGGGGGGGATTTCTCGAGCGCTTAATTTTTTCTGGGGAGGAACCGAAGTTAGTATACAAAAACCCTATTTCCGCTCCGGAGTAACAGAACCCAACAGTGCACCACCATTGAAGAACGGAAATATGCACCAAGTCTcagatttggaaaattaaGATACGTAAGGTCAGTCGGTGGCGGAAAGGTCAACTTCGTCAAGAAAACTGGAATTACTGGATTAAAAACTCCAAAACACATAAGGGTAGCTACCTCCCCCCACCTTAATTAATTCGTCACTAAACTTTCCTGCAATGTTTTTGAGAAACATTCCAGGAGTATTGCCTATGGAATGTCACTTGTTCAGTTTAATTATTGTGGAGGAGAACCTGTTTTGTGCTGCTCGAATATTTCGGAACTTCCACATTGGCTCAGTGAACCTAAAAAATTACTATTTATGTTACTAAGTTACCTTCAAGAATGTATCTTAAAAAAAGCCGCCACATAATAATCTGATATTCTGAGAAATACACAACTTTTTGCGAAGGAACACCCAAAGTAACACGTCAACcttgttattgtttttgattaaTTGTTTACATACGCATCATAAGATATAAATTCAAGAAGTTTGTGTAAGGTGTCCTATGCTGCGCAGTAAAcaaaattcaatctttCCACACCTTCAACTGTTAGCGCTCTGCACCAACAAGGATAAATGTAAACAACGCGCGATAATTATGTAAATATAGGAAACGTACTATATTTACTCTAATGccaattaaataattaattaattaacCAATCTTAAACCACTTTCTATCAAAGTAGTTAGTTATATTGTAAGCACTTAAGTTCAAGGTAGTTAATTTCTCTAAAAGCAAATATAAGACCTGCGTGAGTGAAGGTGTAACTATCAGAGTGGGACAGAACAACAGCTATTTAACACTTTGGACAGCGGCGCGAAGTTCGAACAAAATATGTAGGTCGAAGAACATACTAAATagaaagaatatttgttggaataagaaataattaaGACTTAGTAGCAGTACATACTAAGTAGTCTTAAAAATAGTATATCGAATATTCACATTTACTATTATGGGATTATCcgaagaaaataaaatgaaatagAAGCTTAGTGAGACCTGtcaaacaagaaaaataagaatgataaatttcttcaagCTGCTTTTCATAATATCGTACTATATTTATGAATGTTTTATAGAACCATATAAAAAAGAAGTAAACAGTAATAACTTTAACTTATTGTACTAAATCTATTACAAACTTAACTAATAAGCTATCTAAATTATGTCTCTATTAATAACTTGCACCggtaatattttctatataaCTCCTAAGCAGATGGAAATAGATAGAAGACAAGCATATATCATTGATAAATCAATCAAAAACTGCCCCATAGCTCAAACAAATTTGACAACGAAGGAACAATATCTAGTTAATATAAGAACAAACCGGCCTTTATAGCCCTAATGCTTcatgaaaataaagtattgaaagaattattcTAAAATTTGTTTACTTTCAGAAAGCTTAGTGCTCCCTTTGAAGCCTCACCCTAtcattttaaaattttgatatttaaAAAAGTGGTAAGTTTTCGTCGCGGCTGAGTTAACTTTACCTTGCACCCCAATGGAAATTTCTTCTATAAAAGGGGGGAAGGGAAATATCAAttctgaaaaatatatacctTTGACTACTATTGATCCCATACGAGACAAAACGAAAACACCAatataaaaacaatatGTCTAATTCTATTATCAGAGTCCATTGGTTAAACCAATCTAGAGCATTCAGAGTATTATGGTTGTTGGATGCTTTGAAACTAGACTTTGAAATCATCCCTTACAAAAGAGTCGATGGCCGTGCTCCAgattcattgaagaaaatccACCCATTAGGGAGATCTCCAATCGTAGAAATCGAAGATAAAAGTACTGgtaagaagaaaatgttAATTGAATCTGGTTACATCTTCCAATACATGTTACAAAATTTCGATCACGATAACGTTTTAAATAATACCGACCCTGATATGGCAGAAAAGATTCAATTTTACCTCCATTTTGCAGAAGGTTCTATCCAGCCTCCATTATTGatggaatatatttatcagCTTGCCGAAAAGTCATCATCTTTCCCtatttcttattttgtGCAAAGTGTTGTGAATAAACTTAGTGAGGCATATTCAAGGGGTGAAgtaaaaaatcaatttgaCTTTCTGGAATCTGAAATTgtgaaaaataaaggtTATTTAGTTGATGGGAAGCTAAGTGCTGCCGATATCCTAGTATCTTTCCCTGTTGAAATGGCGTTCCTTCGTGGCTTTGTTACATCTGAAATCTATCCAAATACTAAGAAATGGTTAGATACTATTAAAACCACAGATTCATATGCTATTACTAAGGAAAAGGTCAAGGCTTTTGGTGAAGAAATGTAGATAGTTTTATTTAAGAATTAGTAAATCCAACTCCCGTAAAATATTAAAGCAAAAATATCtcattatttttgtatATAAACATACGTAGTCTATTAGCTCATCTCTAAAAAGCTATGAATATAAGTTTTGATAATACCTCTTGCGACGGAATTGAGCTGAATTTAGgaatatttttccattgTGTTGACCCAGTGTgtgatttgaaatatcGATCACGGCGGtagataatattattgttgcttttgaaaaaaatataggCATTCAACTTTTTTTCAGTTCCGATTTCTAAACAAGATGAAGTTGATATGTAACACACAAACATGGTAATAGCCTCCAAAAATGCTTTTAGTAATGCGATATTCGTTGAGTAACTTGGttaaatttctttgatccaattccaaaataatgCTATAAGCTGTGATAAAATGTCTGTCCATTCAGCTATAGTCATCTTTAGCATAAAATTGGCTTTTGAAGGCAAAGATATATGAAAATTACTTTAACTGAATCTGATTTGCTTTGAAACTTGGACAATGTTTTCACTTCcagttttgtttttgttaaATCTCTCCAAGTGTATAACCTCTATTCTTCGGAAATGTTTCCTAATTAGTTCTCGCTTGCaaagattttaaaaatgGCTCCTTTCCTTAACATTATTGTAAACATCTGTATCAATTTCCGCTGataattttaaatatattgatttcACAGACGCATATTCTAACAGGATTTTGGTGTCAGGTATCTTCAATTGCAAAGTATTTAAGCAAAGTatcttgaagaaaaacGAGCTACTGTGTGAAGCAACTTACTTAAATGCGAATATTGGATCTATTGGCTTAAGACCAATTAGTATACTGATACTAAGTCTTAAtcgtttcttctttcaacaGCCGTTTCtgtatattcttttttagATGGTCTAGCGCCCACAGAggtaatttttcttctctgCTTTAAAAAAAACTCACTGTTCTTCACCAATACTGTTGATCTTGTTctaatttttaaaaaagaaGCCAAATAAACCTGTTGTTAATTTATTCCATTCAAAGTTAGAGTCttccttcttcaattaaaaaGTGCGGATGCACTAGTATTCAAAGGCAGTAACAAAGTTTTGTTTATGCAGCCGATTAGAAGTGGATCTGAACAATATGTAAGAAAAATCCTCACTTATATACTTGTGAAATTTAACAGCACATTACCTCACATCGGGTTATACGACATGATTTAATAGGGGTATTAAATTCCAACAAGGATCTCCAATATAGCTTCGTTAATCTACCAAACGAGTCTAAACAATAACTATTATAcgttatatttttctacATCAACAAgttaaaaaattacaagttTGTTGaactttcaatttcatattCACTAAGAAATACTGAAGGTTATTTTTTTCGATTAATAAGAACTACTactaattttcttttttgaatatgaCATGGCGCCGCTGAGTAAGGTCCGCTTAGTCAAGGGATACGCTTAGGTAACGCGGAGATACAAATAGCTTATGTAAATGATTTCTCAGCATTAATACACATTATTGAGTTAAACATCGAGGTTTGGTGCTGTATAAAAGCCACATTGGTTTCTATATTTATTCTATTTCTCTTGGTTTTCgtagtttattatttacgttctataaaaataacaaatatatcaataataaacacCACACCACTCTATCAAACTAAAAAATATGTCCACTACTGAAACTACCTTCTTCGAAGAAACTATTTCTAAAACCCACCCAATATATAAGCCAGAGAAGGGCAGATATTGGTTATATTTATCTGCAGGCTGCCCATATGCTCAACGTATCTGGATCACAAGAgcattgaaaaatttaactGACGTTATTGGTGTCAGTGTTGTTCACTGGAAATTGGATGAGAAAACAGGTTGGAAGCTTTTGAATGCAGGAGAAACTAAATTAGGAGAAAACGCCTTCAAGATTGATGGTGGTATCTTGAGCTCTCAGGATGACACCTCATCTCCCTTAGGTGATTTAGATGAGTCTAGTAGCAGATTATTCAAGGATGGCACGTTTGACCCCCATTACGGCATCACACAAATTAAGgaattatatgatatgaCAGATAAACAGTATAAAGGTGAATTTTTGTGGCCTATTTTATGGGActtgaaaacaaaaaccATTGTTAACAACAATTGGGACCAAATTCCTGCTATCTTAAACAGTGcttttaatgattttgatgaaacAAAGGGGACTGTTGACATTCTTCCAGAGCACTTATCATCCGATATTAAAAAGTATAATGAGTGGTTGTTTCCTCATATCAATGATGCTGTTTATAATGTCGGGTTGGCAGAAAAACAGTCAGTTTATGAAACGAATTTGCTTAActtttttgaagatatggacaaaattgaaaataaattgagGGAAGTGCATGATACATTGGCCAAGGAATATGGTGCTTCAAATGGGGAAGAGATTCTGAAGAGATTCTTCCTGTTCGGTAACCAAATCACTGAAAGTGATATCAGACTATTCGTTACCATGATTCGATACGATTCGATTTATGCAGTTCACTTCAAATTAAACTATAGACTGGTTAGAAGTGACTACTATTATATCCATTTATGGATGAGGAATTTATATTGGAATTATCCAGCATTTGGCCAAACCACAAACTTTAACCACATTAAGCTCTTGTATACGCATGCAATGAGAAACATTAATCCAAACGGTATTGTCCCGTTAGGTCCTGaatatgatattttgaagttATGAAGTAGTGCCATAAATATGTAAAAAAGTTTATATCATCTAAGAAAAATACTCTTTCCTCTAGTAATAATGCCGAGGGAAGCTTTGCAAGTCAATTAATATCGTGTTTTTATAATGGGAAAATCGTTTAATGAGTTGAGTGGAAGTAACACTATCTCAAACTAAAGAAGGATTAAATCCAACTTGTGTCATGTCACCAGCACTTTGAAATAAATTACCATGAAACCAAAATGGTAACGTTAAATAGGGAATCGGTGAGATTATAATGTGAATATTGAAGCTTCACCTGTATTACATATGGCTTACAACGAGTAACAGTCAGAGGTAATAAATAGTCTAATCAACTCCCCAAATATATGTCATCTTATCTATAATGTCCCGTATATAGTAGTATAGAAGTACGTAATAAATGACCACTGGTCCCGCAGTGACAGTTTCGTGAAAGAATCAAGAAATTCGAAGAAaccatttttttggtaGGCACTAGACGAGAATAGAAATTGTGACAGAAACAACGCAATGCTCAATCCGAcatattttaatataattgAGGAATAACaaagaattcaatatatctAGTCCTGTGCTACAGTTGAAAAGCTGTGTATGTTTTATGTTCCCAATAAAAGTTAGCTCCCCGGAAAGATTCGAACTTCTTAGTAAAAACCTTGTCAAgtgaatttcaattttacaCAAGCACTAGAACACGTTATCCGCAAGCTCTGTAAAAAAAATCTATGAAACACCCAAATGGAAAATTAAAGTATATCGAGAGTGTCCTGAGATTCCACactggaaaaaaaatgaataatcaCTTTCTTGTAAACGATAAATTCGTAGATAATTATTCCTCTCCAGAACTGGTAGATTCATCAATAGGAATGATACAATAATGTAACTATTGTAGGATTTTTAGTTCCATCACGTGAAGATGAAATCTGGGGCTTGAAAATAACTAGACTTCCTCTAGATATACACTTTCAGAGTAAGCAAAATTTGTATTCTCAAGTAGTTCAGAAAACgttgaatatttcaatttatcacCCAACAtgtatttcattttcaacatAAAGTAAGCTTGGTAAGTTTGACGCTCCTCCTCTGTGACGTCTTCACAATGATCCACCTCCATATATTCTTGCTTAACATCGTTCCCATGCGGGGAAGGGATGACATATATATCATATGGTGGGTCAAAAAGACACTCAAGACTTTATCCATCGTTGGTTTATAGCCGCGTCGGATTGCTCGAATTCTGCAAACAATTAACAAATCCCTGTATATTATTGCATCCTCTGGAGAAAACCCATAAAAAACAAGACTTGAAGTGGAATGTTGGAATATCGAGAGGGCggtaaaaataaatcttaTCTGGTTTCATGGAGTTTTCAGATGCCTTATAGGATGCTTCATAGGAGTAGCCCTCATATTGAACATCTGTGTAAATATGTATGCGGCAGAGCAAGCTGTCCAGTTCTGGCTATTCAAAATCGAActttgttttcaataattctttaccTGGTTCTTCGATATTACAGGAATAAAAACCTTCTTCCTCAAAAAGGTATGGCCCCAAGACAAGCAGAGTGGGATTACCACCTTTTAACATCAACTTATGAAACGCAGCCTCTACGACAGTGCCAGGGAAGCTACGCCCTGTATCAGTTAAGAAATACTTCATGATACACTCTTTGAAAATCCAATGTGACGAAGGCTCGTTATCCAGAGCAAAAGTGGTAGGTTCATCTAAAATCCAATTGTCTCCTTTCAGGGAATAAGAGTTTGGAGCCGGtgtattgttattagaGAAATAGTTTGAAAGGAATCACCAAATATtagtttttcttcttgagtCCTGAAATGGTCTTCTTAACTTCAATCCATTGACAGTGACAAATTCCATGGTAAAGCGTTTTTGCTTGCATTTGTTCCTGTGTCAGCTTCTGATTGGGACATATATCAGCTTGAAAGAATCTTAATAATGGCTCTAGTTATGGATGCCAACCTTGGTTCTGTTCCATTGTTGATGATTGACGACGTTCATGTGATGAAAGTTTTATCTGTCTATGTTAAATTTTGGAACATGATCCATCGATCGGCTGTGGGAATGGTAAAACGCGGAAGACTTGTGAATATCCGCGTAAGGCACTGTGCTTCAACgacaaaaggaaaaaggAATCGCTGTATACAGtactatactatacaaTGCAGTCTATAGTATTCCTGAGAGAATATAGGTCAAATACCTTTATCTGATATGCCATATCTATCACCTTGATCAGATTGCCCTATTGGATTTTTTAACTCACCTTCAATTCTTAACTGCCTGTATCGCCAACAATTAGCCATTTGTGTATCACATTCCACTTTAAGGATCCACAAGTTAAACAACCGTGCTACCTTCTATTCCAATATAATTGTGTTCATGTTTGTTCCTCTATTtctaaattcaatttgattattGATATCGGCTTATTTCTTGCCCATTTCACTTCCTATTGTTAGGCTTAAGTTTTGACGAAGTTAGTCAAATAATTACAATGATAAATGCAACAGATATTAATTCCTGGCAATTACAGAAGGTACTGCTGGTCCTAACCCCTCTCCTTTCCGCTTTCTTGATAAAGAAGTAATATTTACCAAAGCCAAAAAGAAACCTTCATCTTTCGTTGATTGTTCGGAAAATTATAAGTAGAAGCATCAGGGAAGCACAACAGATCCACTTCATTAGTGGTACCGCATTACCTCACTACTACGATGAGTGCTCAATTCACCATATATTGTCCATTACAACTCAGAAGGCGTTTCAGCAGAAAAATCCTTTCTTACGAGACGTAGAGACCCATATATACCTGCATTACTGGCCAATGCCAggaatataaaatatagaaGCAGTTACCTTACAAACTATAATGATTAGAAACCAAAGTACACGCTTCCTGTATCCTTCAAACGGCTCCCAAAACCAAAGTGACCTAAATACCACTTCTGGAATTAATGTAAACAGCATACagattttgtttcttttcctgAATCCAACAC includes the following:
- the GTT1 gene encoding bifunctional glutathione transferase/peroxidase → MSNSIIRVHWLNQSRAFRVLWLLDALKLDFEIIPYKRVDGRAPDSLKKIHPLGRSPIVEIEDKSTGKKKMLIESGYIFQYMLQNFDHDNVLNNTDPDMAEKIQFYLHFAEGSIQPPLLMEYIYQLAEKSSSFPISYFVQSVVNKLSEAYSRGEVKNQFDFLESEIVKNKGYLVDGKLSAADILVSFPVEMAFLRGFVTSEIYPNTKKWLDTIKTTDSYAITKEKVKAFGEEM
- the NDAI0B06370 gene encoding uncharacterized protein; its protein translation is MSTTETTFFEETISKTHPIYKPEKGRYWLYLSAGCPYAQRIWITRALKNLTDVIGVSVVHWKLDEKTGWKLLNAGETKLGENAFKIDGGILSSQDDTSSPLGDLDESSSRLFKDGTFDPHYGITQIKELYDMTDKQYKGEFLWPILWDLKTKTIVNNNWDQIPAILNSAFNDFDETKGTVDILPEHLSSDIKKYNEWLFPHINDAVYNVGLAEKQSVYETNLLNFFEDMDKIENKLREVHDTLAKEYGASNGEEILKRFFLFGNQITESDIRLFVTMIRYDSIYAVHFKLNYRLVRSDYYYIHLWMRNLYWNYPAFGQTTNFNHIKLLYTHAMRNINPNGIVPLGPEYDILKL